ATGGCTGAGTGCAGCGACTCCTTGGTCCAGCGCCGCGGGGCTGAGGCCACCGGTGGGAAGAAAATCCCGACCCTGGGCTACCCGCTGACCATCGACATGGGTCAAGCGGGCACGAAACTCGCGTGCCTCGTCAGCACCGGCCAGTGTCGCCTCAAGATCGGCATAGCTTGAGGAGCGGAACTGCATCCGCTCGCGTTCTCGCTCAACCAACAGACGAGCCGCAGGCGACTGTACGCGTCCCGCTGAAAGCTTTGGCATCACCTTTTTCCAGAGCACCGGAGAGACCTCGTACCCGTAGAGTCGGTCGAGGATACGCCGCGCCTCTTGTGCATTGACAAGATGCTGATCGAGTGCACGTGGCGACGCGAGAGCCTCGGCAATCGCGTGGTCGGTGATCTCATGAAAAACCATCCGGTGGATCGGGACCGATGGTTTGAGCACTTCAAGAAGATGCCAAGCGATCGACTCCCCCTCACGGTCCTCGTCAGTGGCGAGATAGAGCTCATTCGCATCCTTCAAGAGCGCTTTGAGCTTCTTCACCTGTTCCTTTTTTTCGGCAGGGATGATGTAGAGGGGAGTGAAGTTCTCCTCCACATTGACGCCGAGTCGCGACCAAGGTTGCGCCTTCGCAGCGGCTGGGATGTCCTTGGCGGAGCGGGGAAGGTCGCGGATGTGTCCTACTGAGGACTCCACGACATAGCCATCGCCAAGGAACCGGGCAATGGTGCGCGCCTTGGTCGGAGATTCAACAATGACTAAGGGTTTTGGCATACATCACGCTCTCTCTACTGCAGCTGTTCACGCTATTTCGTAGTCAACGGTAAGAATTCGTACAAGGGATTGATCATAGCGAGGTGGCCATCCACCTCTACCACAGTTCCCTCGGCGCTCACATTCATACCCGAGTTCAGGCCCGGAATCGCACTTCGACCAGGAAATACCAACATCAATCCACCACTCGCGTCCTCAAGTCGGGCCGCCGTCGATGGAGTGCCATGGTAGGAACTCATGCGGATGGAGGATACACGACCGATCACCCGGGTTCGCTCTCGTAGTTTGAGTCCAGCAATTTGGGTCACCCCGTCAGCAACCTCGTCCTGGGTAACCGAAGGATCCAAGGAGGGTTCATCGGTACGAAGTGCCGTCCTGCCCGGCGTACCTGTTGGTGTCGGTGCTGGCTGGCGAGCTGGCTTTACGCGATGGGGTATCAGGATCGGTGTCGCATGAGGAAGCTGCGCAATCACCTCAGCGAGCGATGCGGAGGTTTGATCATGGAGCAGCGAACCAGAGAACCGTGGGTAGATTCGATGTGGGATGAGCACCGATACCTGCGAATCTCCATCGCTCAACGCATCGAGTACCACCTGGCCCGCAGCTCTACGCAACCTGCGGTCCTGACAGTCGAGCAACTCAAGCGGGGTGCGTCCAAGCCCTCCCGACTCCCAGCTTGCGGCCAGCGCCTGGGCATGTTTTTCGTCGGTCACAAAGTGAAGCGCCGTCACTGAGTCCGCTGCGAGGATCCTTGCATAGTTGAGCGCTGTCACCGTCGCCACATCGACCTGGTCAACTAGGATCAGCACCTTGTGCTTGCGCGGCAACACCTCATGTTCGATCGACGCGAGCCCAGCGCTCAGTGCTGCTTGCTCGGAGTCATGAGAGTGCTTGAATCGCGTGAAGATCAGGACCAGCACCGGAACAATAATGACGATGGTCCAGGCACCAGAGGTGAACTTAGTCACGATGAAGGTGATGTCCACTGCCCCTGACAGGACAGCCGCTGCTCCGTTGATCGCCGCGCGACGCCTCCAACTCTTCTCGCGCGTCATAAAGTGGTGCTTGACCATACCAGCCCCGGCGATCGTGAAGCCAGTAAAGACACCGATCGCGTAGAGCGAGATCAAGGTATAGACGTTGGAGTTGGTGGCAACCAGCAGGATGACGGAGACAACCGCGAGAGCGACGATCGCTGTCGAGTACACCAATCGATGCCCTCGAACGGTAAAGCTCTTGGGCAGGAATCCATCGGAGGCAGCGAACGAGGCCAGAAAAGGCAGGCCCGCGAAACTCGTATTGGCGGCCAACGTCAAGATGCCCATCGTGAAGATATCGAGGGCAACGTACAGAATACGACCGATCAACGAGGTGCCAAAGACCGCCTTGGCGATCTGGGAGAGTACGGTCGGGTCACCAGAGAGGTACGGAGTTGCATGGGTGACCGCCGCGAGTCCTGAGACACCGAGAAGAAGAGTACCAAGGATCACGCTCATCACCACCAGCGTGATGCGGGCGTTGCGAGGTTGCGGGTCTCGGAAGACGGAGACCCCGTTGGAGATCGCCTCGGTTCCCGTGAGTGCTGTGCCGCCGCTAGCAAAAGCCTTCAAGAAGATGAAGACAGACGCCCCAAGCAAGAGACCAGCACCGGCGGTACCGGCTGGATAGACCCCAGCTCCAAAGTGGGTATAGACCGGAAGATGGCCGAAAATCCCACGAAAGATGCCGACACCAATCATTAAGAACATCGAACCAATAAAGAGATAGGTTGGCACCGCAAACGTCTTACCGGCCTCCCGAATACCGCGCAGGTTGCCATAGGCGATCCCAATCACAAAGATCACGGTGATCACGGTCACATACGGCGTAAGTGCCGGCACTGCAGAGGCGAGCGCATCCGCACCGGCTGAGATCGACACCGCCACGGTCAAGGTGTAGTCCACAAAGAGCGAGGCGGCCGCCACCCTTGCGAGGCCGGTGCCAAAGGTGTCGCGCGCGACCACGTACGCCCCCCCAGCCTTGGGGTAGGCCTTGATCACCTCAAGATAGGAGGCGGTCACAAAGATGAGAACCACCAGAACCAAAAAAGAAACCGGTACCACCAGTGCGAAGGCGGCGAGTCCCACCGCTGGAACTAGCACACCAAGCATCGCTTCGGTAGCATACGCCGACGATGACATCACGTCGGAGGAGAGGATCGCAAGAGCGGTTGGCTTGCCGATCCGCTGTTCATCGAGGTCCTCGGTCACCAAAGGTGGACCAAGTAGCCGATTCTTAATCCGGTAGCTTAGCTTCTCAGGTACATTGAACGACTCAAGCCGAGGCAGCACACGCGGAGGACGAACCTCGAAACCTCGTTGGAATCGACCATGCGCCGAACCGGAATCTTCATCGGGCATCGTAACTCTCCTCAACGCTCGCTTATGGACGACGATAGTACAGCCTATGCTGAACTTAACCGGTGGGACAAGGCTAAGTTAATCTGGTCTTTTTCGGCGTAATGGAGGTAAGGTGACATCCGACCGTATTCTGGTCGTTGGCTGTGGGCGAGTGGGTGCAGAACTCGCTACCCAACTGGCGACACAAGGGCATCAAGTGACGATCCTCGATCGCACGGCGCGCTCCTTCCGAAGGCTGGCCGACCATCCAAATATCACCAAACTCGAGGGTATGGGCTTTGATCCCGAGATTCTCAAGGAGGCCCATATCGAGGATGCCTATGGACTTGCCGCAGTGACATCTGGCGACAACACCAACATCTTGAGTGCCCGCATCGCACGCGAAGTCTTCGGTGTCCCCAACGTGGTCGCCAGGATTTACGACCCTCGCCGAGCCGTTGTCTACCAACGCCTCGGTATCGCCACCGTTGCCACCGTGACTTGGACAACCGGACAGGCGATCCGGCGCCTCTTTCCTGAGAACACCCCGGTTGACTGGACCGACCAAAGTGGTACCGTCTCTCTCATGGAGGTTTCCTTGCCGTCCTCACTTGCTGGGGTTCCACTCGCCACCCTCAATGTCGGCAATTCGGTCAAGTTTGCCGCCCTACTGCGGGGTTCTGCAACGAAGTTCGTCGAACGCGAGCTCATCGCCCAGGAGGGCGACCGGGCTCTTGTGCTGGTCACCGCTGAGGGTACTGCCCAGCTCAAAGAGATCCTCACAGGAGGGAAAGAATGAACGTCACCATCGTCGGTGCGGGTAAAGTGGGGACATTCTTGGCCAAGGATCTCCACGAGGCGGGACATAACGTGCTGGTCATCGAGCGTGATGAGACACTGGTCGCCCATCTCTCCCATGAGATTGCCTGCCGTTGGCTCGTTGGTGACGGATGTGAGTTGTCGACCCTGGCCACCTGTGGACTCTCAGAGTGTGACGTCCTCGTCGCCTCAACCGGCGATGACGAAGATAATCTCGTCACCTCGCTCCTCGCCAAGCAAGAGTACGCAATTCCACGGGTCATCGCCCGGGTGAACCACCCAAAGAACCACTGGCTCTTCACACCTGCTTGGGGGGTTGATGTCGCCGTCTCGACTCCCCACCTCATCTCGTCGCTCGTCGAGGAGGCGGTCTCAGTAGGATCTATCGTCCGCCTCTTGCAGTTCTCGCGCTCGGGTGCTCGACTGGTAGAGGTCACGCTCGCCCCAGGGTCACCAGCAATCGACCGTACCATTGAGGAGCTCGCCCTCCCCCGCTCGGCCTCCGTCGTAGCCGTCGTACGGGACGGCGACTTAGCGGTTCCGCGAGGTGACACGCTCCTACGTGAAGCGGATGAAGTGATCTGTTTGACGACCGACGAGACCGACGATGCCATCCGTATCGCCCTCATCGCTCAACCGCTCGTCACCAAGTCAGAATAAGAGGCACCAACGATGGAGGGCGTGTTCTTTGACCTGGATAAAACGGTTATTGCACGTGCATCAATGCTGGCGCTCGGTACGAGATTCTTCCAGGAAGGTCTCATCACCCGTAGAACGGTCGCACGGAGCCTCTATGCCCAGACGGTCTATAAGTACTTAGGTGCCAACGAACGCAGGCTCAAACGGCTCGAAAACGCAGTGCTCTCGCTGACTCAGGGTTGGGAGCAATCGATGGTGCTTCGGGTCGTCACCGAGGCCCTAGGCGAGATCATCACACCCTTGATCTACCGGGAGGCGATGGACCTCATCGACCTACACCACCTCGCAGGGCGTAAGGTCTTTCTCGTCTCTGCCTCCCCGGAGGAGGTAGTCGGACCGATGGCCTCCTTCCTAGGCGTCGACGGCTTCATCGGATCACGTTCACGGGTCGACGAGGCCGGCAAGTACACCGGTGAGCTGGTGTTCTACGCCTATGGCCCCTACAAAGTTGAGGCGATCGCGACTCTGGCGGCAGACCAAGACATTGACCTCGCACGTTCGTGGGCGTACTCCGACTCCTACACAGACCTTCCCATGCTCGAGATGGTTGGACACCCGGTCGCGGTGAACCCAGATCGTGTGCTCACCAAAGTAGCCAAGGAGCGTGATTGGGAGATCTTGGAGTTCAAGGAGACAACCAAGGTCTCACGACCCTACCTCGTTCGAACCCTCCGAAACGCCGCTCTCGTAGCGGTCGTCTTACTTGGTGGTTCAGCCCCATTTCTTGGCCGCTCACTTGTGCGACGCCGCCGCACGCACCAATTGTCGTAAGAATCAAGCATCCTCAGAAGATCTCCACGAGATCTCAACCGCTCTGGGCGTGTGCGCAACCATCGAACTCGTGACGCACGTCCAACCCCAGAGGGGCAAGAGGAGGTGAGTTCACCCGCAGCACGCGGTTAGGACGCCTCGGGAGAACCTTCGATGACAGCGGAGCGACCGCCATCGTCGTGGCTTGCTCAAGAACGGCTTATCCGGCTCGGTGATGCGCTTCTCTGCTGACAATCCATCGCCGCTAGGTTCACCAAGCATGTGGAGGCACCGTCGACCCAGTTGCCGACCGACGGGCCACAGGAGCGAAGGACTGATCGCCGACCACAAAGGGACCGCTAGCCAGCTCCGCCATCACACGACCCTATCGACCCGCCGACACGGCTCCGACACGGCTCGTCGTGTGCCTCTTAGGCGAGCGTCTCTCGCACCTTCTTGGCAGCAACAGCCACAAGGGCACCGACGATAGCGAGAAAAATGAGTTTCTTCATCCCTTCACTATAAAGCTTGCGCCTAGCAAATACGTTCAGCTCACCCCGTTAGGAGGTCGCGCGCTCCAATATCTGCGGAGGGGTGACGCAACTTTGACATGGCCCGAGACTCAATCTGGCGAATCCGCTCGCGTGTAAGGTGAAAATATTCTCCCACCTCCTCAAGCGTCCGGGGTTCTCCCCGATCGAGCCCATAGCGCAACTTCAAAATATCGCGCTCTCGCTGATCGAGCGGAGAGAGCAGGCGGGCAATCTCCGACGGAAGCATCGCCTCTGCCACCGCCTCAAAGGGTGACGAGGCAGAACGATCCTCCACTACATCGCCGAGTTCGGCATCGCCGTCGTCACGAAGAGGCTCCGACAACGAGACCGGATCGCCACGAAACTTCAGGGACTCGATGAGCTTATCATAAGGGAGATCGACCTCTTTGGCGAGTTCATTGACGGTGGGGCTTCGACCAAGTTTGAGCTCGAGTCGCATTTGGGCACGTTGGACGCGAGCGAGCGAATCACCAGCGTGGACTGGCAACCGTATGGTTCGCCCCGTATTGGCGATCCCACGATTGATTGCCTGACGGATCCACCACGTGGCATAGGTGGAAAACTTGAAACCCTTGCGCCAGTCAAACTTCTCGACCGCATGAATCAGACCCATATTGCCCTCTTGGATCAGATCCAGGAGCGGCAATCCCGAGGCCTGATAACGCTTAGCGATCGACACAACCAGCCGCAGGTTGCCCTGAATGAACGCCTGCTTAGCGGACTCACCTCTGCGTACGATGATCAGTAACTCTCGACGGCGCTCAGCCGTTAGCCCCTCGCCGTTGAGCTCCTCACGAGCCTCGTTCGCGTCCTCCATCTCGCGGCCAAGACGACTTTCATCATCCTTTGAGAGAAGTGAATGGGTACCGATATCCCCAAGGTACAACCGAATGAGATCCTCTTCGTCGCGCTCCTGTCGTTCCCTGCTCACAGCCGGTACGTCTCCCTCTGCCCGCTCGATACCAGGGCTTTACGCGTGCTTCGAACGACCAAACCCGGATTCGATTCCACATTAAAAACTCTACCGAATAGCGCCATAATCCAAGCCATTACGGCAAAACTGCCTATAAATTTGCTGCTGCTCTCCACCAATCGAGATCTCCGTGTAATTGCCGAGCAACAAAGGCAAGATTGCGATTGCCCCAGCCTCTGTCGCCAGCCAGAAGAGCGAAGACCTCATGGAGTGCCGCAATCTCCGTGTCCGGCGACGAAGAGAGGTGAGATTCGAGCGGCTCAACCGCTGACGTGAGGTCGCGGAGAAGCTCAGGGGTTGGATGAGGAGCAACGGCGATAAGGTCTCCAACAGCAATACCGAGCCAACGAGAGAACTCGATATGAACGAGACGGCGCTCCGGGGCAGTCGCAACGATCAGCTGTGCCAGTATCATGCAACGCCGTGCAACCCTGTCGATCACCACCCGGACCTCGTCAAGCGCGAGTGGCTGTGCAAAACCGCCAACCCAATCGGGTACTCGTTGGCGTTCCATGGCTCACACGTATCCGGAGCTAATCGGCATGCGTCGATCCTTCCCGAATGCCTTCGAGGAGAGGCGGACTCCGACCGGACTCTGTCTTCGCTTGTATTCATTCCGACGAATCAGCGCATCGACCCGCGCTACCATCTCGGGGTCAAAGCCTCGTCCAACCAGTTGTGCTACCGATTGGTCCCGATCGACGAGCGAGACCAGCACCTCATCGAGGACGGGATAGTCGGGAAGTGTATCGGTGTCGAGTTGATCTGGACGCAGCTCCGCACTTGGGGGCTTGGCGAGGATCTCGGTGGGGATAACGATCTGCTGCTGGTTCAGATGCGCTGCGATGGCGTACACCTGGGTTTTATAGAGGTCCTTGATCACCGCGAACCCACCAGCCGTGTCGCCATAGAGGGTCGAATACCCCACCGCCAGCTCAGACTTGTTACCAGTCGTGAGAACCAATCGGCCACTCCCGTTGGAGAGCGCCATCATCAGCATTCCGCGAATACGGCTCTGTAGGTTTTCATCGACAAGACCCTCGACAGGTAGCTCGCGCGCCAGGATCTCGGACAGGCTGCGATGGGCTGCCTCAATCGGCAGGGTGACGAGTTCGCAGCCGAGGTTCTTGGCAAGCGCAGTCGCATCGGTCAGGGAGCCTGGTGAGGAGTAGCGAGATGGCAAGGCAACCAACTGCACGGCCGAGGGGTCGAGCGCCGCTACCGCAAGGGCGGCAACAAGCGCCGAGTCGATACCACCCGAAACCGCAACAAGGACGCCAGGGGCATGATTCTTCCTCACATAGTCACGCGTCCCAAGCACGATGGCCTGCGTCACCTCCTCCGGATCGAAACCCTCGATAGGCGCCTCCATGGGTTTGGACAGGCCAATCGAGCTCACTGGTCTGGCATGGGTGGGTCGAGTCTTGATTATCCGCCGTCTAGCTGGCTCGACATCGGACCTCAAACCACCTCGGGGATCGAGAAGGCGCTTGCGGTAGCGGGCCTCCTCCCCCAAGAAATCAACGACCAACAGATCCTCGGTGAAACGAGCCGCTCTCGTCTGGACACTGCCGAGCGCATCGACAAAGAAGGAGCCGCCATCAAAGACCAGCTCGTCTTGACCACCGACCAGGTTGCAGTAGAGAATCGCCACCGACGCATCGGAAGCTCGGACCTCCATGAGCCGCTCTCGAGCTGCCTGTCGACCCATCTCGTATGGGGAGGCGTTCGCCACGAGCACCAACTCAGCACCCATCGCCGACGCCTGCGCGATCGCGCCTTGTGGAGACCATGCATCCTCGCAGATGGCAAGGCCTAGCGGGACACCGTTGACCTCGAGGAGCTGTGGCTGGGGGTCGCCGGGTCGGAAATACCGGCATTCATCAAAGACGGTATAGTTGGGCAGGATCTGCTTATCATAGGTCATCTGCACCCGGTGATCAAAAAGTACCGCGACGGAGTTATGCAGGTCATCGCCGCGTCGAACAAAACCGATCACCACCACGATATCGTCACCAACGTACTGGGCTACCTTGGCAAGTGCGGCATCGTTGGCATCGACAAACTGCGGTTGGAGGAGAAGATCCTCCGGCGGGTAACCAGTGAGCGTCAGTTCTGGGAAGAGCAGAACATCGACCCCAAGCGATCGCGCCTCCTCGATGGCGGAATAACAGCGATCGACGTTCTGTTCGATAGCTCCGACGGCAACATTAACCTGTGCGCAGGCAAGTTTGAGAGGACTCACATAGTCATGGTAGCCACTGACCTCGGCACCCAGAACCCTGCAATCGAAGTCAAGGATCTTGTGAAGACCTATCCTGGGGCGATCGCTGCAGTTCGTGGCGTGAGTTTCTCCATCCCTCGTGGCAGCATCTATGGGCTTCTCGGTCCCAAC
This sequence is a window from Ferrimicrobium sp.. Protein-coding genes within it:
- a CDS encoding RNA polymerase sigma factor RpoD/SigA, producing MSRERQERDEEDLIRLYLGDIGTHSLLSKDDESRLGREMEDANEAREELNGEGLTAERRRELLIIVRRGESAKQAFIQGNLRLVVSIAKRYQASGLPLLDLIQEGNMGLIHAVEKFDWRKGFKFSTYATWWIRQAINRGIANTGRTIRLPVHAGDSLARVQRAQMRLELKLGRSPTVNELAKEVDLPYDKLIESLKFRGDPVSLSEPLRDDGDAELGDVVEDRSASSPFEAVAEAMLPSEIARLLSPLDQRERDILKLRYGLDRGEPRTLEEVGEYFHLTRERIRQIESRAMSKLRHPSADIGARDLLTG
- a CDS encoding NAD+ synthase, with translation MSPLKLACAQVNVAVGAIEQNVDRCYSAIEEARSLGVDVLLFPELTLTGYPPEDLLLQPQFVDANDAALAKVAQYVGDDIVVVIGFVRRGDDLHNSVAVLFDHRVQMTYDKQILPNYTVFDECRYFRPGDPQPQLLEVNGVPLGLAICEDAWSPQGAIAQASAMGAELVLVANASPYEMGRQAARERLMEVRASDASVAILYCNLVGGQDELVFDGGSFFVDALGSVQTRAARFTEDLLVVDFLGEEARYRKRLLDPRGGLRSDVEPARRRIIKTRPTHARPVSSIGLSKPMEAPIEGFDPEEVTQAIVLGTRDYVRKNHAPGVLVAVSGGIDSALVAALAVAALDPSAVQLVALPSRYSSPGSLTDATALAKNLGCELVTLPIEAAHRSLSEILARELPVEGLVDENLQSRIRGMLMMALSNGSGRLVLTTGNKSELAVGYSTLYGDTAGGFAVIKDLYKTQVYAIAAHLNQQQIVIPTEILAKPPSAELRPDQLDTDTLPDYPVLDEVLVSLVDRDQSVAQLVGRGFDPEMVARVDALIRRNEYKRRQSPVGVRLSSKAFGKDRRMPISSGYV
- a CDS encoding amino acid permease codes for the protein MPDEDSGSAHGRFQRGFEVRPPRVLPRLESFNVPEKLSYRIKNRLLGPPLVTEDLDEQRIGKPTALAILSSDVMSSSAYATEAMLGVLVPAVGLAAFALVVPVSFLVLVVLIFVTASYLEVIKAYPKAGGAYVVARDTFGTGLARVAAASLFVDYTLTVAVSISAGADALASAVPALTPYVTVITVIFVIGIAYGNLRGIREAGKTFAVPTYLFIGSMFLMIGVGIFRGIFGHLPVYTHFGAGVYPAGTAGAGLLLGASVFIFLKAFASGGTALTGTEAISNGVSVFRDPQPRNARITLVVMSVILGTLLLGVSGLAAVTHATPYLSGDPTVLSQIAKAVFGTSLIGRILYVALDIFTMGILTLAANTSFAGLPFLASFAASDGFLPKSFTVRGHRLVYSTAIVALAVVSVILLVATNSNVYTLISLYAIGVFTGFTIAGAGMVKHHFMTREKSWRRRAAINGAAAVLSGAVDITFIVTKFTSGAWTIVIIVPVLVLIFTRFKHSHDSEQAALSAGLASIEHEVLPRKHKVLILVDQVDVATVTALNYARILAADSVTALHFVTDEKHAQALAASWESGGLGRTPLELLDCQDRRLRRAAGQVVLDALSDGDSQVSVLIPHRIYPRFSGSLLHDQTSASLAEVIAQLPHATPILIPHRVKPARQPAPTPTGTPGRTALRTDEPSLDPSVTQDEVADGVTQIAGLKLRERTRVIGRVSSIRMSSYHGTPSTAARLEDASGGLMLVFPGRSAIPGLNSGMNVSAEGTVVEVDGHLAMINPLYEFLPLTTK
- a CDS encoding TrkA family potassium uptake protein is translated as MNVTIVGAGKVGTFLAKDLHEAGHNVLVIERDETLVAHLSHEIACRWLVGDGCELSTLATCGLSECDVLVASTGDDEDNLVTSLLAKQEYAIPRVIARVNHPKNHWLFTPAWGVDVAVSTPHLISSLVEEAVSVGSIVRLLQFSRSGARLVEVTLAPGSPAIDRTIEELALPRSASVVAVVRDGDLAVPRGDTLLREADEVICLTTDETDDAIRIALIAQPLVTKSE
- a CDS encoding HAD family phosphatase: MEGVFFDLDKTVIARASMLALGTRFFQEGLITRRTVARSLYAQTVYKYLGANERRLKRLENAVLSLTQGWEQSMVLRVVTEALGEIITPLIYREAMDLIDLHHLAGRKVFLVSASPEEVVGPMASFLGVDGFIGSRSRVDEAGKYTGELVFYAYGPYKVEAIATLAADQDIDLARSWAYSDSYTDLPMLEMVGHPVAVNPDRVLTKVAKERDWEILEFKETTKVSRPYLVRTLRNAALVAVVLLGGSAPFLGRSLVRRRRTHQLS
- a CDS encoding TrkA family potassium uptake protein; translated protein: MTSDRILVVGCGRVGAELATQLATQGHQVTILDRTARSFRRLADHPNITKLEGMGFDPEILKEAHIEDAYGLAAVTSGDNTNILSARIAREVFGVPNVVARIYDPRRAVVYQRLGIATVATVTWTTGQAIRRLFPENTPVDWTDQSGTVSLMEVSLPSSLAGVPLATLNVGNSVKFAALLRGSATKFVERELIAQEGDRALVLVTAEGTAQLKEILTGGKE